TCAAATCACGGGACAGATTTAAATTGCAGTGTAAATGACTAAAGCATTTGGTTTAAATATTTGCATCAAGTTAGCAGCAGAAGCTGAGCTCAGATTTTGAGCTCCTTTATGTTGTGATTCATACTAGTCTGTGATTTGAGAAGTCTGAGTGTTATTCTGGGCCAGATTTAAGTTTAGGGAACAACATCATCAATCAGCATTAAGTGCTGCGTTTATGTTGACTCTGactgtgttttctgtcttagaaagcACGATTCGTTCCCACTTTTCCAGCACAAATAAATGTCTCAATTCATCTTACAGGGCATGAGTGTCTTCTGTTATATTTTATGCTCCAGAGATTTTGCTGTCAATAAGTTCATGAATAAAAACATATACAAAGACTGGGGGGGgatggtgttgttttttttttccacttgaagAGTAGTCATTATTCTGAAGTACACTTGAATATagtttgctttggaaaatcGTCAGACTTTGttaatctgttttttctctgtgctggaaACTGACAGTTGGAAATATGAAGTATGTTTGTTTGCTCCATACTTAATGGAAGTAGAAGCACAAGGCATTTGGTACAGAGGATGCTGcttatttctgcatatttttgtgGGGGGGCTATTAAAATGGAGTTTGCATGCTTTTCTAACATGGCTTGGTTGCTAATCTGATGGGGACTAACTTTTGCTGGAAAACTGAGAACACTTTGAGTTATAAGAAAACCTAACCAAACTGTGTAGGTTATCATACAGGTTTACAAGAAAGTGCTTTAGGAAGaagtctgcagtgctgctgtgggagctgagTAGAAGGCAACGTTAGGCTTTGTCAGACCAGTTCTCATCTGAGTGTTATTTTCTATCACAGTCAACTTTAACAGCTCATGTTATTGAGCTGGACTTTGGAATCAAAAGCACAGCAACAGTAAAACTTGCTAATTCAACTCTTTaataaggaagaaaggaaagggcCTATCGCGTTATTAACTTGCACTCGTGTTTACATGCTGCATGTCATTGGCTTACAAAGAAaagtctgtttcttttctgttttgaagttagctgctggctgtgcatgGGAGTGGTAAATATTTTGCCCTGCTGCAAATAGAGTTACAACAGGCTTACATTCCATTGCAAGCTcaagaaacagatttatttttctgttttctttacagacATAACGAAGCTTACACATGGACAAATCCAACCTGTTGTGTACATAATGTAATTATTGGTAAACTGTGGCTAGAACAATACGGAACAGTAGAAATTGTGAATCACAGGTAATGGTAACCATCGGGGCTGGTGTGTGGCCCTTTTCACTTGTGTTACAAAGCAGATCCTTTCCTGGGATATACACCTTTAGTACTTGTAGGCCCAGAGTGGTTTTATCCCATCTTCTGACAAATATGAACTATTCATTGGGCTGAGCTTAGTATCATAATAACGTAAATGAAGAGGCTATGAAGCGTTTACATTTGTGAGTTACCTATTCAAATTCAGCTTTATTGacagagaagagaaattaaacatAACTCCAGAACCATTAAATGGAATAATTGCTGGAGGCTTGCTGTAGACTTCCATCAGCTTGATTTTCATTTGGCTCTCTTTTAATTTTGATGatagaaaaatgtattaaattaaAAGTACAGCACAGGTAAATGACTGTAGAATAGCAGTATAACATGAACATAGGGCACGTCAATTGCTCTGCCAACTGCTTataaaaaagctttttactttatataaaataaagaataatctCCTGTAGAATAGgaacatattttttaaacattttttattgCAGCACCTGTATTGCAGCACTTGTAATGCAGCACCTGTAATGCAGCACCTGACTTTTTGTGAATAGACTGAAGCTTTATtccagcaggctgctgtgctggcacttCCATCTCATCAAAACTACATTTGTCCCTTTAAATTCACACCTGCAACCCAGGATGGTTTCTGTCTGCTTACTATAGAAACGTGGCCACATACCTCACTGTGATAACTCACTCAGATAATAAACCATAGTTAAAGAAAAAGTTATGATATCAATAATTACCTCTCATTActtacatgggaaaaaaaaagctgaaataaggTGAAGGTAAGGTGGGGTGGGGGAGAAGGGAGTTTAGGGGCTCGCTTCCTGAAGTGTGTACTTGAAATTTCCTCTACAGTACTGGAGATAAATGTGTCCTTAATTTTAAACCATGCGGACTGTTTGGAAAAGAGCTTCACAGAGTAGAGGGATACATCCAGGATAAAAAGTAAGTGCTGTGTCTGTTGGCCTCTCTGTTTCTGAGCGCTGTGGTATTGCTTCATTGCTGATGTGGTGACCATGACTGATACGAGCCCAaatttcccagtgctgcagtttaTAACCATTTGCATTCTCTGTGTCAGTATTAAATTCCTTAGTTGGGATGAGGGTTTTAAGCTGTATTAGGAAAAACTCTCCAGTCCGGTCACTTGATATAAAAAGGTATCCAGGGAAATCAAAGAGTAGTTGAATCAGATTTCACTGTTGCACAGTTGCAATTCAAGTCTTCAGCTTAAAAGAATGAGAACACAGTTATTGGAAGTATTTAATCGAGCCCAAGACACTTATGTGACCCTTGGGGTCTGTACTGTaagctgctggctttgctgtgcCCACACTCATTTCAACAATAGCAAAAGGTGTGTGACTAAGTCATGAGAATGTGTTCTGCAAGACTGAGTACCAAACAGACTAGTTGAAGGtgaatcattttctttgcattaatCTAGTATCTCAATTCTGAGaaatctgcaaagaaacaaaaggcaacAGGGTAGGAAGCTGTGTATTTAATGCAGACCAGGATCTGTATGACTTGGCTTAGAAGGCCTTATGGGAAGCAAAAGCTAACTCGCCTTTActctctctgcagcagaaagaagctgtGCGTCATCTATGGCAAGTGGACAGAATGCTTGTGGTGCACTGATCCCACTACGTATGAGACTTACAAAAAGAACGAGAAGAGAGGTGGTGAACAGAAGAAACCAAAGTCGGTAAGATTAGGAGTCCTCTAGGGAGTAAAGATGCTGAAATATAAAGTGAGAGGAGATTGTCTTCAGAAATGGTCAGGTCGTGGTGCATGGAGGGCTATAATGGTTCATCTTTTGATAGGGGTCTGAGGTATGCAGCTTCATGAGAAGGTGTTGTACTTCAAAATTATATTGGCTTTAATGATTGCTGCTGGTATTTGAGAACAAATAGAAACAGTGTTTGCTGGAGACTTGTCAGAGGTGTCGTTATTTATCAGCTCCCAAGCTTTTTCTTCATCAAAGAAAGTGGCTGTACTGCTGCTTCTGGATGTGAAAGTATCTGAGTGTaggcatttaaaaagaaaatttcctAAGGACCATGTTTAAGTCATTTATGCCTTTTTGGGTGATGCAGCCTTTTTGAATTTCTGATGCAGGCAGCCTTTAAAGTAGAGGGGTCTGGAattttttgtggatttttttttgtcacgTAGTCTGGATCAGATAAGTTACTGCCAAAGGCTCAGGCTTATATGGAAAATGCAGGATGTTGTATGATGCAGAGGACTATTGTGTTTTCCAGTATCAACAGAAGTCTTGTGGGCTCTGGTTGCttgtacaaaatgaaaatgatgagCTAAAGTTGAGAGTGATGAGCTTCTGCTTAGGAGACTcagtctttcttttaaatactcaCATGATAGGAATCCAGAGCAACAACAGGCCTTGTTTTTTGCCTCTGGATTCTGTCATGGTGCAGGCTTCtatttggacttttttttttaaataataagaTTTTGTTCATCTTAAGAAAGTCaactccttccttccttccttcctgtggAATTTATATTTAGAGGGGGAGGTGTTTTGAAGAGAACAAATGGGGCACATCAgaggaggcagaaggaaaataggAGAGGAGAACTGACAGTCGAACAATAGAATGATATTTCCTCTTCCATTCTGGTGGTTGTGCTTTCAGGTGATTTCTCATGTTGAAATCCTCTGAACTTTTACAACGCAGCTGTGTCCTGAGACAGATTCTTCTGTGGTTTAAGCTGATGATGTGAACCAAGCATGCAGAAAGCAGGTTTTCAGGTAGTCAAGGGAAACTGTCAGGTGATCAGTGGTCTGTTCAAGTAGATTAAACAGCATCTGGCACTATAGTTGTTGTTTGGCCTAATCCTCTGTAGAGATAATGCTTGACATGTATGTGCTCTGCTTGCCTTTCAGCTGTATGAGGAAgatgttgttttctgctgtgtttgtgctgtgtgcagcctctttctttcctttgactGCTTGCAGAACCagattgtattttcttcctaaagCAGATAAAGCCAGAACAAAAGTGATTGAGGTCTGTGAGCAGTGGAGTAAAAATAgtgaagtgatgaaataaaaatcttcatcCTGTTTTCTACCCTCAAGTAGAACTCAGAAATTACAGTCCAGCTCTACAAGATTGCCACTGCTAACATACATGCAGTGGCACTGAGAATGGAATGCTGGCCAAAGCCTTGGGAAGTATTAGTTTCTTTTAAGAGTAGATGTTGAATTCTTATTGCAACTTAGACAGCACGTGCATTAATGTATATAAATGGATGTAAAGCTTGACTCTTGATGTGAAAAGGTGGCATGTTTTAgttgaaataaaactgatgaACTCGTACACTAATCAATTCCACACTAATTAAATAAACTAGGTGCTTTTGCAAGTGACAAAGCAGTCGGTAcccaaaaggaaagcatttgctGTTTATCTTTCTTATGCCATTACAGAAACTAGTTTAAACTGCAGTCTTGACTCATCTGAACCTGAGGAAGTAATGGTGTTATCTCTGTTTCAGAGTGAAGATGTTATAAAATCAGAAAACGATGAGGCTGACGATATGCCAGAAGTTCAAGACACCGTGCAGTTTATACCAGGCAGCAAATTGCTTTGGAGAATAAATTGTAGGCCACCTAACTCATCACAGGTAACTGTTTCAATCAATGTGTATGTTCCTGTCGCTAGTGACTCATCCCAGAGAACATGAGTAATGTTCAAGGGAAGCCCTATTGAAAGTGTCTGTCCTTAGTGAGCTTCTTGACAGGTTCTGGCAGttcttgctgcagcagcaaaatcaAACTGCAGCAGACTGTCTGCTTCACTCCTGTGCTGAAAGGAGCCAGtcctgtgtcagagctggtaGAATGTGTGATCTGTCTGCAGCTGTTTCATTGTGTGGTCTGTGCGATCATTGCGCTAGGAGTGACTGCAATACGGATGTGTGTTCCCCACAGCTAACCCTGCAGTTAGAAGGCAGGCTTCCAAAAATGCAGTAACTGGGCATCTGGATATCAACCTAAGTTAATGTCCTCTGAAATTAATGATGAAAACATGCATGCTTTCCTGGGATAAATGACTTGTCTTCTTAGTTTTAGGTgtgtttacttttttctttataaagaaaaatcatgatGTTAAGTATCAGATATAGAGGAAATAagtttttgtcttctgaagCAAAGACTGGTGTGATTTCCAAGTTGTTCCTCTCTCccctttaaaagagaaaaaaaaaggtccgTTTGGACTGAGCCTGCCAATGGAAGAGGGTTTGACTCAGTAATTTCTCTTAAGCTTTGTTGTATCCATTTAGTATTGGGAACCTATTGCCATTTTGCCAAAGTAACATGTGTGTTGTCTACAATTTGCCTTTAAGATGTACAATTTCACCAGTTTTGCTGTGAGTCTCAATGAGCTGGAGAAGGGCATGGAGGCAATATTAGCTCCCACTGACTGTCGGCTACGTCCAGATATCAGAAacatggaaaatggaaacatggGTATGTGTTTGAGGAAAATGTCTTCACATCAGTAAAATCTGAGAGGGATAACTGAATGGGGGTTGTTTGCTATCGGAATGCTGTCTTCAGTTTCTCATTCTCAAAGCAATGTTAACATCTTTTCATCATGATCATGCTGTTGTACAGGATAGTGCCTGTTTTCTCCTTGAATAGCTTGGGAGAGCAGGTTTGTCCCAGATGGATCCCCAAGACTGCTGTCCTCTATTAGAGGACATCTGCATGTTTGTTAAGTTGGGGATGCTGGCAGATGTGTTCTCTTGCTCTGGCGTTTATCAGatagtgaggggaaaaaaagcacactaTGATACTCAATCTAAATTTTTTCCCACTGCCTGGGTGGGATAAACTCTGTAATTTTACCATGTACTCTATTTGTAGTCACAGCCTTTCTGATACGACAATTTTAGACCCGTCACCCATAGTTGTCATTGTTGAGTTAGATTGTGTCCCACAAGCACTTTCTCTCATTTGAatgaactgttttatttctttgaagtcTTCCCTattatctgcatttttatttccattttgctgaCTAACTGTTCTTGTTGAAATGTTTGCTAGATGTGGCtagtaaagaaaaagagagactagaagagaagcaaagagcTGCTCGCAAGGAGCGTGCGAAGGATGAAGTGGAGTGGCAGACACGGtaagcagcaggaagctgggcATTTATGTAATGCTTTGAATGGTGCTGTTTACTGCCTGAAATGCATTTACTGAAGACAACGTGTGTTTGATTCCCTGCATGACAGCACAATTTGTAGTATTTTGTAGTAATTTGCTGGGTCAGGTCTTAAATAATGTAGCTGGAAAACCAAATTGCTGATAATTTTGTGCTAGAGAAATTTTATAATAGATGCTGAAACCTGTCATAAATAACTGGTAATGCTGttcttctgattttgttttaagCCCTCAGAACCCATTTCTTTTGTCATAGACTGAATAAAACGCTAAATCCCATCTCCTCCCGTAACCAATTCCTGTCTAACTTTTGGCAGTTGAGTAGCATGTGGTGGCCCCTTAAGGCCCTTTTACTTTCCATCTTCTGGAACTTCTTGGATAGTTActtcagaaactgcttttaaaaattctcattaagtaaaaaagaaataattatctATAATCAATATGTGATCAAAACTAtcagtgctgtttttatttggaATAAGGCAGCAGTTTCAAAATGCATTTCGTACTCCTTCCTGACTTCATGTAAAAAAGAACGAGTGGTAAAACAGTGACCCCTATGCAGGAAGCTTCATGCCTTGTTCTTCATGCTCAGAATACTGGCAGGggctcccctcctctccctccagTAAGAAATATCAGTGTCTTTCCGCAGTGTCCTTGGGAAAGAGGCaaagttgtgggttttttgttcaCCCTCCTAACTCTttgatttctcttctttttttcctccaggtgGTTTCATCAAGGCACTAACCCATACACTGGGACTTCAGATTGGCTGTACTCAGGTGGCTATTTTGATAGAAATTTCTCAGACTGTCCGGACATATATTGAAATAACAGAACCAATAGCTCATCTCATCTGGACATCTAGTTACTAGATTACATTGTAAGCCAGTTAGTCTGGTTTTGTGAATAACAAAACTCAGCTTTTCTAAGTAAATCATAACAAAACGTCAATCGGTCAACAATCAAGGAATTAATGATCACTAATGTTGGATTGCCAAATATTTAAACACTGTTGCATTCTTTTCATGAAGCTACATCTGAAATGATCATATTTTCACTAATTTTTAAAGGGACCTTTGGATctccattacttttttttccctagttttTGTCAGGAAGGTAATGCTGTATCTGGTAGAGCTCATAACATCCTTGAAATCTATGTAACTTTAAGAAAATAGAGATAATATCATCTTTAGAGTAGTGAGGAATCTAAGTTTTTGGAACTTGGAGGAAGGATGAAACGTTCATAAGGTACGAACATGATAAAATCTAGTGCTGTGGATATTTCCCATGAAGAGATGCATGTGAAACTTTCATACAGTATGTAGCACTAAGTGGGGATTGGAGCTCCTGGCCCCTCTCTCTCAATATGACTCAATAATTCAAAGACgttgagaaacaaaaaaataaccaactTTAGCTTCTCAAGCTGTAGTCGTCTGTTACAAAGTCTTCACAATTTCTGGTCACTGTGAGCATTCAACTATATACCTGTGATAAAAGTACATAAGACGTATGTTAAGAGCAAGGTGCATTAAACGACATGCGCTTTTTCTGAAGTCAGATGCTGTTCTTGAAGTTATGAGAAACTTCAGAAGCAATTGCAGGAATGCAGAGGTGGTTACAATGTAAAATATATTGCTTGCTACCACTTGGAGGCTTAGATCTTCTGCACTACTTTTGGCAGCTTTGGCACTAAAAACGCTTCTAGACTAAACTTTTATTTGGAAGCACTTGGTATGTATATCCACACAGAGCTCATGTTTCTGGGATGGTTTTGATTGCATGTTTTTTATCATTAGGTCATGTCTGCTTTGTATGTTGTGAAAGAGCAGAATCAATTCCAAGCTGTGGGCATAGTTACCTATTACATGTTTTCTGTGAGCATGTGATGTCATAAAAGTGGAATTTTTTTTGTTCCACATTGAAACGTCAAAGCCATATAGTGGAAATAACTGAACTGCAGATCAATTACTGAACTGATAGATTAATTTCCTGTCCAAGTGATGCACTTCTGgtgaggagagaaggaagagagtCTTGAAAAATTAGGTCTAGTAATTAAAACTAATCCTAAGGCtgcttgttgttgtttatcTTTAATGACAACTTAGTAACTAGGCAATAAAGGAAAGTGGCTACACTGCATTTAGGCTTACAGTGATTCAGAGATGGCTGGTGCTGACCACCAGCCCCTTGAGGAGTTTGTGGAAGAACTGATCCAA
This genomic window from Excalfactoria chinensis isolate bCotChi1 chromosome 15, bCotChi1.hap2, whole genome shotgun sequence contains:
- the OSBPL2 gene encoding oxysterol-binding protein-related protein 2 isoform X1; its protein translation is MNSEEEFYDAVTGFDSDNSSGEFSEANHKVAEMLDLDPHQSSRTGKHNGETEIQENGIKRHRTSLPAPMFSRSDFSVWSILKKCIGLELSKITMPIVFNEPLSFLQRITEYMEHIYLINKACSHADPLERMQAVAAFAVSAVASQWERTGKPFNPLLGETYELTREDLGFRFISEQVSHHPPISAFYSEGLNNDFIFHGSIYPKLKFWGKSIEAEPRGTITLELLKHNEAYTWTNPTCCVHNVIIGKLWLEQYGTVEIVNHSTGDKCVLNFKPCGLFGKELHRVEGYIQDKNRKKLCVIYGKWTECLWCTDPTTYETYKKNEKRGGEQKKPKSSEDVIKSENDEADDMPEVQDTVQFIPGSKLLWRINCRPPNSSQMYNFTSFAVSLNELEKGMEAILAPTDCRLRPDIRNMENGNMDVASKEKERLEEKQRAARKERAKDEVEWQTRWFHQGTNPYTGTSDWLYSGGYFDRNFSDCPDIY
- the OSBPL2 gene encoding oxysterol-binding protein-related protein 2 isoform X2: MPPELLHGHKGFDSDNSSGEFSEANHKVAEMLDLDPHQSSRTGKHNGETEIQENGIKRHRTSLPAPMFSRSDFSVWSILKKCIGLELSKITMPIVFNEPLSFLQRITEYMEHIYLINKACSHADPLERMQAVAAFAVSAVASQWERTGKPFNPLLGETYELTREDLGFRFISEQVSHHPPISAFYSEGLNNDFIFHGSIYPKLKFWGKSIEAEPRGTITLELLKHNEAYTWTNPTCCVHNVIIGKLWLEQYGTVEIVNHSTGDKCVLNFKPCGLFGKELHRVEGYIQDKNRKKLCVIYGKWTECLWCTDPTTYETYKKNEKRGGEQKKPKSSEDVIKSENDEADDMPEVQDTVQFIPGSKLLWRINCRPPNSSQMYNFTSFAVSLNELEKGMEAILAPTDCRLRPDIRNMENGNMDVASKEKERLEEKQRAARKERAKDEVEWQTRWFHQGTNPYTGTSDWLYSGGYFDRNFSDCPDIY